The following proteins come from a genomic window of Methylosinus sp. H3A:
- a CDS encoding transposase, whose translation MPTRVHADTPAAPRAIDPETGWLISPIVAAALCMKPRGQLTPAQAAKVAALKDASPDFVIMRSLAMRFRGILRSKNAKRLETWLNDANRSSLFAIQRFVRTLRRDIEAVRNGVTETWSNGQTEGQINRLKTLKRSMYGRAGAELLRARMLPVSSIAEHGK comes from the coding sequence ATGCCAACGCGTGTCCATGCCGACACGCCAGCGGCGCCTCGCGCTATTGATCCAGAGACGGGGTGGCTGATCTCACCGATTGTCGCCGCAGCACTTTGTATGAAACCGCGCGGTCAGCTGACGCCGGCCCAGGCGGCGAAGGTCGCGGCTCTGAAAGACGCTTCTCCGGACTTTGTCATAATGCGCAGCCTCGCCATGCGCTTTCGCGGCATTCTTCGTAGCAAGAACGCGAAGCGGCTCGAAACGTGGCTGAACGACGCGAACCGCTCCAGCCTATTCGCAATCCAGCGATTCGTCCGCACGTTGCGCCGCGACATCGAAGCCGTCAGGAATGGAGTGACGGAAACATGGAGCAACGGACAAACAGAGGGGCAGATCAATCGCCTGAAAACGCTGAAGCGCTCGATGTATGGTCGCGCAGGCGCCGAACTGCTGCGCGCACGCATGTTGCCGGTTTCGTCGATCGCCGAGCACGGAAAGTGA
- a CDS encoding transposase: MKRLGLPTSDDTILRHLKHNVVRGAGGKVRVLGVDEWSWLKGVNYGTIMVDLERREVVDVLPDRSAASTAVWLGQHAEVEISRDRCGLHAQGAREGAPQARQVADRFHLLQNLRETIEKQMSRADRGMACPALSPAAEEHDGARSRLTKRRQEMAEHRRLTRQAHHRSRQAIFDRVQILKNARATVRDIARDLGVGWRCKKMDTRDDRACPNRTNAHIDIGEIFSRIPSETLVGRLHPGPSIVRGNQIARIFGQLFEYAAGSRTMGARETFRTDVIFCTRARARESGSDDANACPCRHASGASRY; the protein is encoded by the coding sequence ATGAAGCGCCTCGGCCTTCCGACGAGCGACGACACGATCCTGAGGCATTTGAAGCACAACGTCGTCCGCGGGGCCGGAGGAAAAGTGCGCGTGCTCGGCGTAGACGAGTGGAGCTGGCTCAAGGGCGTGAACTACGGAACGATCATGGTGGATCTCGAACGGCGCGAAGTCGTCGACGTGCTTCCTGATCGCTCGGCCGCGTCGACAGCAGTGTGGCTCGGTCAGCACGCCGAGGTCGAGATCAGTCGCGATCGTTGCGGCCTTCATGCGCAGGGCGCGAGGGAGGGCGCGCCACAGGCGCGGCAAGTGGCCGATCGCTTCCATCTGTTACAAAATTTGAGGGAGACGATCGAGAAGCAAATGAGTCGTGCCGATAGAGGGATGGCTTGTCCAGCCTTGTCGCCAGCCGCAGAAGAGCATGATGGCGCGCGCTCACGCTTGACGAAGAGGCGACAGGAGATGGCGGAGCATCGGCGCCTTACGAGGCAAGCGCATCATCGCTCGAGACAAGCGATCTTCGATCGCGTTCAAATCCTGAAAAATGCGCGAGCGACGGTACGAGATATCGCCAGAGATTTGGGCGTTGGCTGGCGCTGCAAAAAAATGGATACTCGCGACGACCGCGCCTGTCCGAATAGAACGAATGCCCACATTGACATCGGCGAAATATTTTCGCGAATACCTTCTGAAACGTTGGTCGGACGGTTGCACCCGGGGCCGTCGATTGTTCGAGGAAATCAAATCGCGAGGATATTTGGGCAGCTATTCGAATATGCAGCGGGCTCTCGCACAATGGGGGCTCGCGAAACATTCCGCACCGACGTCATCTTCTGTACTCGCGCCAGAGCGCGCGAAAGCGGCTCCGACGATGCCAACGCGTGTCCATGCCGACACGCCAGCGGCGCCTCGCGCTATTGA